From one Thamnophis elegans isolate rThaEle1 chromosome 7, rThaEle1.pri, whole genome shotgun sequence genomic stretch:
- the HMGA2 gene encoding high mobility group protein HMGI-C has protein sequence MSARGDGAGQPSTSSAAAKEQPAAAEPPKRGRGRPRKQPQEPTGEPSPKRPRGRPKGSKNKSPSKAAQKKAEATGEKRPRGRPRKWCPGTTLPQS, from the exons ATGAGCGCACGAGGTGACGGAGCCGGGCAGCCTTCGACTTCTTCTGCGGCTGCCAAAGAACAACCTGCCGCCGCCGAACCGCCGAAGAGGGGACGAGGGAGACCCAGGAAACAGCCACAA GAACCTACAGGAGAGCCATCTCCCAAAAGACCAAGAGGAAGGCCTAAAGGAAGCAAAAACAAGAGTCCCTCTAAAGCAGCTCAGAAG aAAGCAGAAGCCACTGGAGAAAAACGACCAAGAGGCCGACCCAGGAAATGG TGTCCAGGGACAACTCTGCCTCAGAGTTAA